The DNA sequence TCCGGCGCCGGGGCCGAAGACGCCGTCATAAAACCCGAGCACCGGAACTATCAGCAGTCCGAACAGGAAGGGTGAAAGCCGGCGCGCACGATCGATGTCGTCCATATTCGGCTTGAACGCGAAATAGAGCGCAATGGCGACCAGCAAAAACGGCAGGAAAGCGCGGAATAATTCGCCGGGAATGACGGTGGCGAGGATCGCTCCGAAGGCCGAGCCTATTGCGGAGAGCGCTGCTGACGGCAATTGCGCCTTGAGATCGACATGGCCTTTGCGGGCATAGGCAACGGTGGCCGAACCTGATCCGAACAGGCCCTGCAGCTTGTTGGTGCCGAGTGCTTCAACCGGCGAGAAGCCTGCCAGCAACAGCACAGGAACTGTGATCAAGCCACCTCCGCCGGCAATCGAATCGACAAAGCCTGCCATGAATGCCGCCACCAGCAACAGCAGGGTGAGGGTAAGCGTCAGATCTTCCATGGGTGTATCCGTTGGGCGGGAGATGACGGGATAGGTGTGTTGCGGGAGCTATTGCATGTGCTGCTGCTCTGGACAATCGGCTCATACCCATTAGTTTTTATGGTGCGGGAATCATCTCGTCGGGAAAGGGATGTCATGCCGGGGAGCCTTTTTGCTTCGATTGCGCAGATGTTTGAGCGCAAGCCGGAATGGACAGGGGCGCTTGGTCAACTCGCCAGCAATCCGGTGGCGCTGGCCGAGGTGCTGGTGCTGTTCCGCATGGTTCTGGCCGACGGCATCGTGCAGCCGTCACAACTCACCGCCTTTGAACGAATTTGCGAGCGGCAGTTCGGCATCAGTCCACGCGATATGCCGGAACTGCATGCGCTGCTGGAATCACCGCGGGTCCGCTTGATCAGCGCAGAGACCTTCACGCTGCTCGGCCAGCTTGACACGGAGGCGCGAACTGCTCTTCTAGATCACATGATGCGGATAGCACAGGCCGATTCCAATGTCGGAGCGGGCGAGGACCGTTTGCTTCGCAGGACAGCAAGTCTTCTCGGGCTGGAGTCGGGGGCGAGACTTGGCACAGAAAAGGAATAGAGCATGAGTGATGCGGCGAATGGTGGTGGTGGTGGTGGTTTTGGCGACAGGGTTCGGGCTTTTCTCGACCAGAATTCGTCGATCAGCAAGGTGGCCAATGATCCGGTCTTGAGCGCGGAATTGTTACTGCTGGTCAGAATGTCGTTTGCCGACAAGTCAGTGGAGCCAGCCGAAGCCGACGCGTTCGCCGCGATCTGCACCCGTCTGCTCGGGCTCAATGGCGACGAGCTGACCGACATTTTGAAGTATCTGCATGATTTCGGTTATGAGACCACCGATGCTCAGGCAGCCGACATATTGGCCGGGCTTGACGAGACGCGCAAACGCGAGATCCTCGACCATCTTGCTACCATCGCCAAGGCTGATGGCGAGGTTGACGCGCGCGAGCGGCGGTTGCTCGAGGCCACAGCGCGCCGGCTGGGCTTTGCCTGAGACAAAAATCCGGGGAAACTCAGCTTCTGGCGCAGATCGGCGCTGAGTTGGCGCAATCGGTGTTTGACCTGTATTGGCCGAAAGCCTAAGACTTGCCCATGTGCGACGGCGCCTGATCACAGGCTGAGAGATATTCCGGTGCGGCCGACTTATTCCAAGGGTCAATTCCGGAGCTGTCCAGTTCGGCAAAATAAGATGCGTCCAAGCGGTCGCGTCCTGTTGTCCGGCGTATCGTGCTGAATTTGTCACGTTGACCGGAGGCCCCGATGCGCACCCTAGTTGTTTCTCTTCTCATCCCGTTTTCACTCGTGCAGAGCGCTTATGCCCATGGCGGGCATATGGGCGATCTGGCCGGACATTCGCATTGGGTCGGCTGGGCCGCAGCGGCTGCTGCAGGCGCCGTGGCTGCCTGGGCGATCAAGCGCGGCACCAAGGCCAAGGACAGCGACGAGGCGGAAGCCGATGAAACCGGCGCTGAAGACCGCCCCGAAACTGCGGAGGCCTGAGTTTTGCAAAAGACCGAGAGGCCAGAGACAATAGGCATCATGGTTTGCGGCCATGGCAGCCGCAATCAGAACGCCGCCAAGGAATTTGCCACCGTGGCTGAAGGGCTCAGAGCCCGCTATCCGGACACGCCGGTGGAATATGGCTATCTGGAATTCTGCAATCCGGTGATCTCCGAAGGGCTCGACCGGTTGCACGCCAAGGGCGTCACCCGGGTACTGGCGGTGCCGGGGATGCTGTTTGCTGCCGGCCACGCCAAGAACGACATCCCCTCGGTGCTCAACACCTATCAGGCGCAAAATCCGGGCATGGTGATCAGCTATGGCCGCGAGCTCGGCATCGATCTGAAGATGATCCGCGCCGCCGGCGAACGCATTCAGGCGGCACTCGACAGCGCCAACAAGGAGCACGGCGAGGTCGGGTTGCATGACACGCTCTTGATGGTGGTCGGTCGCGGATCGTCCGATCCCGACGCCAATTCCAATGCGTCGAAGGTGATGCGGATGCTGTGGGAAGGCTTTGGCTTCGGCTGGGCCGAGACCAGCTATTCCGGCGTCACCTTTCCGCTGGTCGGTCCGGGGCTCAGCCATGCGGCCAAGCTCGGCTACAAGCGTATCATCGTGTTTCCCTATTTCCTTTTCACCGGCGTGCTGGTCAAGCGGATCTATGCGCAGACCGACGAAGTGGCGGCCAACCATCCCGAGATCCAGTTCATCAAGGCGTCTTACCTCAGCGATCATCCGCTGGTGCTCGACACTTTTCAGGACCGGGTGCAGGAAATCGTTGACGGTCAGGCATTGATGAACTGCCAGATGTGCAAATACCGCGAACAGGTGCTGGGCTTCGAGGCCGAGGTCGGCCTGCCACAGGAAAGCCATCACCACCATGTCGAAGGCATCGGCGGCGGGCTTGAGGATTGTCCCTGCAAGGGCGATTGCGACGCGTCGTGCCGCGAGGAGGAATTCTGCAAGGAACACGGCCTTCCGTGGACGCCGGTGCACAGCCATGCCAGCCCGGCGCCGCTCGAACCCGTGGCCGATCACGGGCATGCCCACGACCATCCGCATGATCACACTCACGACCACGCGCATGACCATGGGCATTCGCACGATCACAGCCATGGCCATGATCACGCGCCGGGCCATGATCATCACCACCATCCCTATCCGCATGCCGACCATCCCCATGGTCCACGCTCGATGGACAAGAAGAAGGTCTGAGACATGACCGCCTTCACGCCCATTCTTGACCCGGCGGAAATCTACCGGCGCTCATTCGCAATCATCCAGGCGGAAGCCGATCTTGCGCGGTTTGACGCCGACACCCGCTCGATCGTGGTGCGGATGATCCATGCCTGCGGCATGGTCGATCTGGCCGATGATATTGTCGCCTCGCCGGGATTTGGCAAAACCGCACGGGCGGCGCTTCAGGCCGGTGCGCCGGTGCTGTGCGATGCCGAGATGGTGCGTCACGGGGTGATTGCGCGGCTGATGCCTGCGAACAACGAGGTGGTTTGCCTGCTCAATGACCCGCAGGTCCGCGGCATTGCAGCGCGCGATGCGACCACCCGCTCGGCGGCACAGGTCGATCTCTGGGCAGACCGAATGGGCGGCGCGGTGATTGCCATCGGCAATGCGCCGACGGCCCTGTTCCGGCTGCTGGAACTGATTGATGCCGGCGCGCCGAAACCGGCAGCCATCATCGGCGTGCCGGTGGGCTTTGTCGGCGCGGCCGAAAGCAAGGCGGCGCTTGCAGCCGATCCGCGCGGTGTCGAATTCTTGACTGTCTCCGGCCGGCGCGGTGGCAGCGCGCTTGCCAGTGCGGCGGTCAATGCGCTGGCCGGGGGGCTTGAAGGGCATGGCTGAGACACCCTGGCTGACCATTATCGGCATTGGCGACAACGGGCTCGACAGCCTGACGCCGTCGGCGCGTACCCTGTTTGACGCGGCAGAGACAATCATCGCGCCCGAGCGGGTGCTGGCGCGGATTGACTGCGGCAGCCGCGAAACAATTCCCTGGACCTTTGGCATCAAGGAGACAATCGCCCTGGTGATGGCGCGGCGCGGCACGCCGGTGACCATTCTGGCCACAGGTGACCCGATGTTTTATGGTGTTGGCGCCACGCTGATGCGTTCACTCAGCGCAGCCGAGATGCGGGTGATCCCGTCGCCGTCAGCGTTTTCCCTCGCGGCGTCGCGGCTTGGCTGGGCGTTGCAGGATGTGGCGATGATCTCGCTGCATGGCCGCTCGGTGCATGGCCTGGCCTCGCATGTGCAGCCGGGCAACCGGATCATTGCGCTGACCTCGGCCGGCCGCACGGTGATCGAGGCAGCGCAGATCCTCGGTGCCCGCGGCTATGGCCGTTCCGAGATGCATGTGCTCGAACATATCGGCGGACCCGACGAGCGGGTGCGGGTAATGCGGGCCGACCGGATAGCTGCCGACAAGCCGCATTTTGCCGATTTCAACACGCTGGCGATTGCCTGTGAAGCGCAGTCCGGAACGGCGCTGCTGCCATGCATCCCCGGGCTTGCCGATGACGCGTTCGAGCATGACGGGCAACTGACCAAGCGCGAGGTGAGGGCAGTGACCCTGTCACGCCTCGGGCCGGTGCCGGGCGGGTTGCTATGGGATGTCGGCGCCGGCTGTGGCTCGATCGGCATCGAGTGGATACGTGCGGCGCGCGGCGCAAGAGCGATTGCCATTGAATCCAGTGAAGCCCGCCGGAAGATGATCGCGCACAATGCCATCACGCTGGGTTCGCCGGGGCTGGAAATTGTTGCCGGCGCGGCACCCGATGCCCTCGCTGATCTCGAAATGCCCGACGCGGTTTTCATCGGTGGCGGCATTTCCATTGACGGCGTTTTCGAGTCGGCCTGGGACGCGCTCAAGCCGTTCGGCCGGCTGGTTGCCAATGCGGTAACCGTCGAGGGCGAGGCGCGGCTGTTCGCCCTGCAAGCCGTGCATGGCGGTGAACTGATCCGGCTGCAGGTCAACCGCGCCGAACCGGTCGGCCGCTATCTCGGCTGGAAACCGCTGATGCCGGTGACCCTTTGGTCCGTGACCAAGGAGCAGGCATGACCGGCAAATTGTACGGGCTCGGACTCGGTCCGGGTGATCCGGATCTGATTACATTGAAGGCGCACAAGATCCTGCAAAAGGTTCCGGTGATCGCCTGGCCGGCGCCAGATACGGGTCCGAGTTTTGCGCGCGCCATCGCTGCGCAGCACTTGCCCGGCGGGCAGACCGAGATCCCGATCGTGATGCCGATGCGCACCGAGCGGTTTCCGGCGCGCGAAGTTTACGACAAGGCATCGGTCGAAATCTCAGTGCATCTTGATGCTGGACGTGACGTGGCGGTGCTGTGCGAGGGTGACCCGTTTTTCTATGGCTCGTTCATGTATCTCTACGAGCGGCTGGCCTCGGATTACGACACCGAAGTGGTTCCGGGCGTGTCCTCGATGATGGCGGCGGCGAGTGCTGCGGGGCGGCCGCTGGCGGCGCGCAATGATGTGCTCACGGTCTTGCCGGGTCCACTTTGCGATGAAGAGCTCACAAATAGAATCAACGCATCAGATGCATTGGCGATCATTAAGATAGGCAGGCATTTCAAGCGCTTGCGGGCTCTGATTGCCAAATTGAATCTGCTAACTCATGCAATTTATGTGGAACGCGTGTCACTCGACGCTGAACGGCTGATGCCGCTTGCCGAGGTCCCCGAGGACACGGCTCCGTATTTTTCGATGATCCTGATTTACAAGGGCGGCGAGGACTGGATCCACGCCTTGCCCGGGAGCAAAACATGACCACATCTCCCGCCATCATCATTCTCTCCGAAGCGGCTTTGCCGATTGCCAGGCGTATTGCCAGGGCGACCGGCGGCGAGGTGCACGGACTGGCCCGACGTATCACTGAAACCGTTGATGTAACCTTTACAGATGTGGGGTCACATCTCGCCATTCAGTTTTTGGACGGCCGCCCGATGATCGCGGTTATGGCAGCCGGTGCGGTGATCCGGCTGCTGGCGCCACACCTGTCCGACAAGATGAGTGAGCCGCCGGTGATCGCCGTGGCCGAAGATGGATCAGCTGTCGTTCCGCTTCTGGGCGGCCATCACGGAGCCAATGATCTGGCGCGGGAGATCGCCGATCTGGTTGAGGGCTTCGCTGCCATCACCACAGCCGGTGATGTGAAATTTGGCATTGCGCTGGATCAGCCGCCGGAAGGCTGGGTGCTGGCCAACCCGGAAAACGCCAAGCAGGTGATGGCGGATCTGGTGGCCGGAAAATCGGCGCGACTTGAGGGCGAGGCGGGCTGGCTGGCCGGGAGCGGATTGCCGCTGTCAGCGGATGGCGAGGTTGTTCTGCTTGCCTCTGACAAGGCCGTCACGTCGCCCGTAAATGGTCTGCTGTATCATCCAAAAAACCTCGTGCTCGGCATCGGCTGTGAACGTGGTGCTGGTGGTGACGAAGCGTTGGCGCTGGCTTTGGAAAGTCTCGAGCAGACCGGTCTGTCACCCGCTTCAGTCGGGCTCGTGACATCAATTGATGTGAAGGCAGATGAGGCAGCGGTACATCATGTGGCCAGCCACTTTGGTTGCCCGGCGCGGTTCTTCGATGCCGCTACGCTGGAGGTCGAAACGCCGCGTTTGAAACATCCCTCCGATATCGTCTTTGCCGAAGTCGGATGCCATGGGGTTTCCGAGGGCGCTGCACTGGTTGCTGTTGGGCCATCGGGCGAACTGATCGCGGAGAAACGCAAGAGCCGCCGCGCCACCTGCGCCATCGGTCGTGCGCCTGAGCCTTTCACACGTGCAAATCTGCCGGGCAGGGCTCGAGGCAAGCTGATGGTGGTTGGCATCGGCCCCGGATCGGATGGCTGGCGTTCGCCGGAAGTCTCGCAGATGGTGGCGACATCGACCGATCTGGTCGGTTACTCGCTCTATCTCGATCTGCTCGGGCCACTGACCAAGGGCAAGGCGCGGCATGATTTCGATCTCGGCAAGGAAGAGGCGCGGGTTCGCCATGCGATGGAACTGGCCGGCGAAGGCAAATCGGTGGCGCTGGTCTGTTCGGGTGACGCCGGGATTTACGCGATGGCGACGCTGGTGTTTGAACTGCTCGACAAGTCGGACGGGCCGGAGGGCCTGACGGCAGAAGCCCGCCGCATCGAGATCGCTGTCTCGCCAGGCATCTCGGCGTTGCAGGCAGCCGCCGCGCGTGCTGGTGCGCCGCTAGGCCATGATTTCTGCACCATCTCGCTGTCGGATCTGCTGACGCCTTGGGACGACATCAAGCGCCGGGTGACGGCCGCGGGCGAGGGCGATTTCGTTATCGCGTTCTATAATCCGGTGTCGAAGAAGCGCCGCACTCAACTGGCCTGGGCCCGTGACAAGTTGTTGGAGCATCGCCCGGCGTCCACGCCGGTGATCCTCGCCACCAATCTGGGGCGCGAGGGAGAGCTGATCCGTATCGTGCCGCTAGGCGCGCTCAATGTCGATGATGTCGACATGCTCACCGTGGTGGTGGTCGGCTCGTCCAATTCCACGACGGTGGCCACCGGCGATGGTAAGAACTGGGTCTATACGCCGCGCGGTTACGCTCGGAAAGAAGGCACCGTGATGACCCATGTTGGGACACAGACTGTTTCAGGAGACGCGGCATGACCGTTTATTTCATCGGCGCCGGTCCCGGCGCACCCGACCTCATCACCGTGCGTGGCCTCAAGCTGATCGAACGCTGCCCGGTGTGTCTTTATGCCGGTTCGCTGGTGCCCGAAGAGATCGTCCACGCGGCGCCTGAAGATGCGCTGGTCAAGGACACCGCGCCGATGCATCTCGACGAGATCATTGCCGACATGAAGACCGCCCATGAGGCCGGACAGGACGTGGCGCGGGTACATTCGGGCGATCCGGCGATCTATGGCGCGGTGGCCGAGCAGATGCGGCGTCTGGATGCGCTGGGGATCGACTACGAAGTGGTGCCGGGCGTGCCGGCATTCGCCGGTGTGGCGGCCAAGCTTGCCACCGAGCTGACACTGCCGGAAATCGCCCAGACGGTGATCATCACCCGCACCGGCATGAAGGCGTCGTCGATGCCGGAATTCGAACAGCTGGAAATTCTTGGCCAGTCACGCGCGACGCTCGCCATCCACCTGTCGATCCGCAATCTCGATTACGTCCGCCGTTCGCTGGAGCCGTTTTACGGCGCCGATTGCCCGGTGGTGATTGCCTATCGCGCCACCTGGCCCGACGAGCTCTATATCCGCACCACCCTGGAAGGTATGAAGGAAGAGGTGCGCAAGCACAAGATCACCCGCACCGCGCTGATCATGGTCGGCAAGGTCTTCGGCGACGTCAGCTTCCGTGACAGTGATCTGTACAATTCCGAGTACTCGCACGTGCTTCGGAATGTCGGCAAAAAGAAGAAGGCGAAGGTGGCGTAGCGCTTGTCTGTCGTCGGAACCTCAACCGCGTTTCGTGCCACAAGGACAATCTTGTATTGCTGGTTCCTCAGTTGCCGCCATCCCGGCCATGAGCCGGGACCCATCGACCCGGCGCCCGCTGGGTCAAGAGTCTTTGTTCTGGTGTTGAGTTAGGATCAGCTCAGAACTGCGGTGGCTTCGATTTCGATTAGGAAATCCGGCATTGCAAGGCACTGCACGCCGATCAATGTATTGGCTGCGGGTATAACATCACCGTAAAATGCACCTATGGCAGGGCCGATGATTTCGAGCTGGTCAGGCGAATAATTGACCACATAAGTCCTGAGTCTGACAACATTGGCTGCGGACGCACCTTCCGCGGCCAGCACCTCTTTGAGATTTGCAAAGGCCTGCGCCGCTTGCGCGCCCAAGTCACCCGGGCCCACCAGATTGTTATCCTTGTCCCACGCGACTTGCCCGGCGAGATGAAGCATTCTGCGTCCTTCAGATGCAACTGCATGCGAAAACCCAAACTGCGTTGCATTGTACATTGTGGTCGGATTAACAGCTTCTCGTTTCATGTTGGGTTTCCTACTGTTTGGGAATGATACAAGGGCCAAAATGGGCACCAGATCCACGCTTATTTTTGCAGACAAGCAGACTCACTACAAGGCATCAAAATACGCGCAAAGTGCTGTAAAGGAAGTGAGATAATTCGAGCCCTCGGTGCACACTGCGCATATCGACTGCATCGGATTTGCCAACCTGATCAGTCCAAGGACCTGGGCTGGTTGGATACCGGATCGGGGTCCGGTATGACGGAAAACCAAGCGTATTTTGCCGTTCTTATCGCCCGACCATGATCACCGGCAACCCCAGCTTCCGTGCGGCTTCGATCTTGGCGTAGGCCGACTTGCCGCCGGAGTTGCGGCAGACGATGTGGGTGATGGAATGGGCGATCAGCAGCATCGCCTCGATGGCTGCCGTGTCGCCGGGGCGTCCTAGGATCAGCGCGTGATCAGGAAGCTCCAGTTTGGTCTCCGGCGGATCGATCATGCGGACGACGAAATGCGCGTCCTCGCGGTCCGCAAACACACCGATATGCTGCGAGCCCAAGGCCAGCAGCACGCGGGCGCGGGGCGGGATGGCGTCGCGGGCGGCTTGCAGCGTCTCCACCACGATCCACTCGTCGCCTTGCTGTCTTTCCCATGGCATTCGGGTTCGGATCTCGAGCGGCACGCCCGCGATCCGAGCCGCCTCAACGGCGTTGGCGCTGATCTGGCGGGCAAAGGGATGGGTGGCATCGATCAACCGCGTAACGCGGTTTTCACGCAGATAAGAGACGAGCCCATCGATGCCGCCAAAGCCGCCGCTGCGAACTTCACCGGCCAGTGGCGCGGGTTCCCTTGTTCGTCCGGCGAGCGAGGTGATAACGCGCGCAGCGGGTTGGCTTTCGACCAGTTGTTTCGCCAGTTCAGCTGCTTCGC is a window from the Hoeflea sp. IMCC20628 genome containing:
- a CDS encoding RidA family protein — its product is MKREAVNPTTMYNATQFGFSHAVASEGRRMLHLAGQVAWDKDNNLVGPGDLGAQAAQAFANLKEVLAAEGASAANVVRLRTYVVNYSPDQLEIIGPAIGAFYGDVIPAANTLIGVQCLAMPDFLIEIEATAVLS
- a CDS encoding precorrin-8X methylmutase yields the protein MTAFTPILDPAEIYRRSFAIIQAEADLARFDADTRSIVVRMIHACGMVDLADDIVASPGFGKTARAALQAGAPVLCDAEMVRHGVIARLMPANNEVVCLLNDPQVRGIAARDATTRSAAQVDLWADRMGGAVIAIGNAPTALFRLLELIDAGAPKPAAIIGVPVGFVGAAESKAALAADPRGVEFLTVSGRRGGSALASAAVNALAGGLEGHG
- a CDS encoding cobalt-precorrin-6A reductase; this translates as MPDNPAPSETILILGGTSEAAELAKQLVESQPAARVITSLAGRTREPAPLAGEVRSGGFGGIDGLVSYLRENRVTRLIDATHPFARQISANAVEAARIAGVPLEIRTRMPWERQQGDEWIVVETLQAARDAIPPRARVLLALGSQHIGVFADREDAHFVVRMIDPPETKLELPDHALILGRPGDTAAIEAMLLIAHSITHIVCRNSGGKSAYAKIEAARKLGLPVIMVGR
- a CDS encoding sirohydrochlorin chelatase; its protein translation is MVCGHGSRNQNAAKEFATVAEGLRARYPDTPVEYGYLEFCNPVISEGLDRLHAKGVTRVLAVPGMLFAAGHAKNDIPSVLNTYQAQNPGMVISYGRELGIDLKMIRAAGERIQAALDSANKEHGEVGLHDTLLMVVGRGSSDPDANSNASKVMRMLWEGFGFGWAETSYSGVTFPLVGPGLSHAAKLGYKRIIVFPYFLFTGVLVKRIYAQTDEVAANHPEIQFIKASYLSDHPLVLDTFQDRVQEIVDGQALMNCQMCKYREQVLGFEAEVGLPQESHHHHVEGIGGGLEDCPCKGDCDASCREEEFCKEHGLPWTPVHSHASPAPLEPVADHGHAHDHPHDHTHDHAHDHGHSHDHSHGHDHAPGHDHHHHPYPHADHPHGPRSMDKKKV
- the cobM gene encoding precorrin-4 C(11)-methyltransferase, giving the protein MTVYFIGAGPGAPDLITVRGLKLIERCPVCLYAGSLVPEEIVHAAPEDALVKDTAPMHLDEIIADMKTAHEAGQDVARVHSGDPAIYGAVAEQMRRLDALGIDYEVVPGVPAFAGVAAKLATELTLPEIAQTVIITRTGMKASSMPEFEQLEILGQSRATLAIHLSIRNLDYVRRSLEPFYGADCPVVIAYRATWPDELYIRTTLEGMKEEVRKHKITRTALIMVGKVFGDVSFRDSDLYNSEYSHVLRNVGKKKKAKVA
- a CDS encoding TerB family tellurite resistance protein, coding for MPGSLFASIAQMFERKPEWTGALGQLASNPVALAEVLVLFRMVLADGIVQPSQLTAFERICERQFGISPRDMPELHALLESPRVRLISAETFTLLGQLDTEARTALLDHMMRIAQADSNVGAGEDRLLRRTASLLGLESGARLGTEKE
- a CDS encoding DUF6732 family protein, translating into MRTLVVSLLIPFSLVQSAYAHGGHMGDLAGHSHWVGWAAAAAAGAVAAWAIKRGTKAKDSDEAEADETGAEDRPETAEA
- the cobI gene encoding precorrin-2 C(20)-methyltransferase; the protein is MTGKLYGLGLGPGDPDLITLKAHKILQKVPVIAWPAPDTGPSFARAIAAQHLPGGQTEIPIVMPMRTERFPAREVYDKASVEISVHLDAGRDVAVLCEGDPFFYGSFMYLYERLASDYDTEVVPGVSSMMAAASAAGRPLAARNDVLTVLPGPLCDEELTNRINASDALAIIKIGRHFKRLRALIAKLNLLTHAIYVERVSLDAERLMPLAEVPEDTAPYFSMILIYKGGEDWIHALPGSKT
- a CDS encoding TSUP family transporter, whose protein sequence is MEDLTLTLTLLLLVAAFMAGFVDSIAGGGGLITVPVLLLAGFSPVEALGTNKLQGLFGSGSATVAYARKGHVDLKAQLPSAALSAIGSAFGAILATVIPGELFRAFLPFLLVAIALYFAFKPNMDDIDRARRLSPFLFGLLIVPVLGFYDGVFGPGAGSFFMLAFVALAGYGLLKATAHTKLLNFASNLGAFGVFALFGVISWKIGLMMGAAQFAGAQVGSRMAMKNGAKIIKPLLVITCMALAAKLLLDK
- a CDS encoding bifunctional cobalt-precorrin-7 (C(5))-methyltransferase/cobalt-precorrin-6B (C(15))-methyltransferase, giving the protein MAETPWLTIIGIGDNGLDSLTPSARTLFDAAETIIAPERVLARIDCGSRETIPWTFGIKETIALVMARRGTPVTILATGDPMFYGVGATLMRSLSAAEMRVIPSPSAFSLAASRLGWALQDVAMISLHGRSVHGLASHVQPGNRIIALTSAGRTVIEAAQILGARGYGRSEMHVLEHIGGPDERVRVMRADRIAADKPHFADFNTLAIACEAQSGTALLPCIPGLADDAFEHDGQLTKREVRAVTLSRLGPVPGGLLWDVGAGCGSIGIEWIRAARGARAIAIESSEARRKMIAHNAITLGSPGLEIVAGAAPDALADLEMPDAVFIGGGISIDGVFESAWDALKPFGRLVANAVTVEGEARLFALQAVHGGELIRLQVNRAEPVGRYLGWKPLMPVTLWSVTKEQA
- the cobJ gene encoding precorrin-3B C(17)-methyltransferase — translated: MTTSPAIIILSEAALPIARRIARATGGEVHGLARRITETVDVTFTDVGSHLAIQFLDGRPMIAVMAAGAVIRLLAPHLSDKMSEPPVIAVAEDGSAVVPLLGGHHGANDLAREIADLVEGFAAITTAGDVKFGIALDQPPEGWVLANPENAKQVMADLVAGKSARLEGEAGWLAGSGLPLSADGEVVLLASDKAVTSPVNGLLYHPKNLVLGIGCERGAGGDEALALALESLEQTGLSPASVGLVTSIDVKADEAAVHHVASHFGCPARFFDAATLEVETPRLKHPSDIVFAEVGCHGVSEGAALVAVGPSGELIAEKRKSRRATCAIGRAPEPFTRANLPGRARGKLMVVGIGPGSDGWRSPEVSQMVATSTDLVGYSLYLDLLGPLTKGKARHDFDLGKEEARVRHAMELAGEGKSVALVCSGDAGIYAMATLVFELLDKSDGPEGLTAEARRIEIAVSPGISALQAAAARAGAPLGHDFCTISLSDLLTPWDDIKRRVTAAGEGDFVIAFYNPVSKKRRTQLAWARDKLLEHRPASTPVILATNLGREGELIRIVPLGALNVDDVDMLTVVVVGSSNSTTVATGDGKNWVYTPRGYARKEGTVMTHVGTQTVSGDAA
- a CDS encoding TerB family tellurite resistance protein; this translates as MSDAANGGGGGGFGDRVRAFLDQNSSISKVANDPVLSAELLLLVRMSFADKSVEPAEADAFAAICTRLLGLNGDELTDILKYLHDFGYETTDAQAADILAGLDETRKREILDHLATIAKADGEVDARERRLLEATARRLGFA